The DNA window CACGAGTTTGGGGATGTTTCGCTTTATGACAAGGACATTAACCAGGTAGTTGAAATGACCGGCGACGCTGGTACAGATATCTTCGCGTTGGAAATTGCGCTCGACTTGATTGGAGGGAACTTGAGTGCAGAGAGGGCTAAGAAACTGCTCGAACAGATTGACCGCGATGAATGGCCCCTTACCAATGCTCTACTCTCAATCCTGAATGGGAGAGAGCCCGCGTTGTCGAACGAAATAGTCGGATGTGAGAAGCTCCTCAAAGACGTTGCGAAGGCCGTAGGGAACAAAAACATAGCAGAACTGGACCGGAAGCGCCGGCAGCAACATCCCTCCCAAGAGGATATATGGAAGCGCTGGATTGACTCCTTGGAAGAGCTCGGACTATACTCAAAAGAGGAGCTTTGAAGCGCCTCTCCCCTTTATTTAGACTGCAAAAAAGAAAGTAAGTTTTTGCCAATTTTTGCTGTCCGATAAGGTTCTCGATGAACGCGTCAATTATTCCTGAAATATTTTCTTGCATCGTTTTTTGGAACCACTCTTCGGGGATGTCTTCACGCCATAGTACGTCCAGCTAATCCGCTCACAACGGCCCCGGTTGTGTCAGCGTCTTCTCCTAGGGAGACCACTTTCCCTATTGCATCAGCAGAGCTTTCGGTTCTCAAAAATGCCCAGAGGTTGCTTCAAGGGTGTGAACAGAGCAGCCACTCCCTCTGGGCATCATCAAGATATCCTTCGGTATACACCACCATACTGTTCACATTTTTGACATGTTCAATTTAGTCCTTTGGTAAACGTGACTAATATACATTCTCTCCAATGGATAATGCCTCTCCGGCTTCAGCTGACCCTCTATTTTTCGAAACCCTTATAACTTACCCCGGGGTAAGTAACTTACGGTGGGGTAAGTTGCTGTTTGACCTCCAACCTAAAACAAGGAAAGAGGACCTGTACGATAGGGAAAGAGAACTTGAGGCGTTTAACGAGGCATTGAAGCTCGGAGAGAGGCTGGTTCTCATCCTGGGCATACGACGTCTTGGAAAGAGCTCCCTCCTCAATGTTGCGCTCTCAGAGTCAGGCCATCCCTACGCCAAAATAGACGTTCGCTCCCTGTACTTCACCCACGGCTCCATTCCGCAGGAAATCCTCGCGAAAAGAATCCTGAGTTCGCTCATCGAATCCATTCCCCCAAGTGGAAAGCTCAGGCTCGGCATGACGGAGGCACTTTCATCAATCCGGGGAATCCGCCTTTCGGGAGTTCACGTGGAGTTCGAGAAGAAGCCCGACTTAGCTGAAATCCTTGAAAAGGTGGACTCCTGGGCGGAGAGTGAAGGAAAACGGGTTATCATAGCATTTGACGAGGCCCAGTACCTCCGACTCTCTGGCATACAGTACGATGGGCTGATAGCTTATGCCGTTGATAACCTTCCAAACTTAACCTTCGTTCTAACGGGCTCGGAGGTTGGAATGCTCCACGACTTTCTCGGCCTTGATAATCCCAAGAAACCGCTTTTCGGCAGGTACGCCAGGGAAATAACGCTGGAGAGATTCAGCCGGGAACGGAGCATTGGGTTCCTGGAAACGGGTTTCAAAGAGCTTGGAATCGATATAAGCCCTTCGGAGCTCGGACGAGCCGTTTATAAACTCGACGGAATCGTGGGCTGGCTGAGCATGTACGGCTACCTCAGGGGAATCCGAAAGCTCCCGGAAAGGGATGCCTTGAATGAGCTGTTCCACAGGGCACAGGCTCTGGTATTGGATGAACTTTCCTCCCTGCTTTCACACAGCAGGCGGTACGGGCTCATACTGAAGGCCGTCGCCATGGGGAACAAAAGGTGGAGCGATATAAAG is part of the Thermococcus sp. 21S7 genome and encodes:
- a CDS encoding ATP-binding protein is translated as MLFDLQPKTRKEDLYDRERELEAFNEALKLGERLVLILGIRRLGKSSLLNVALSESGHPYAKIDVRSLYFTHGSIPQEILAKRILSSLIESIPPSGKLRLGMTEALSSIRGIRLSGVHVEFEKKPDLAEILEKVDSWAESEGKRVIIAFDEAQYLRLSGIQYDGLIAYAVDNLPNLTFVLTGSEVGMLHDFLGLDNPKKPLFGRYAREITLERFSRERSIGFLETGFKELGIDISPSELGRAVYKLDGIVGWLSMYGYLRGIRKLPERDALNELFHRAQALVLDELSSLLSHSRRYGLILKAVAMGNKRWSDIKEYLEFKAGRINDSKFSSLLKNLVKYGYLNKSADGYIIPDPIVVEVIKKSQLTPR